The DNA region GACCACGATCAGGAATTGCCAGGCCGCCATGTCCCATGCCACGATCTGCTCCGCAATAGCTTGGGGAATGCGCTCGGTGGTAAGCACATGGGCGAAAAGCAGGGCGTTCACGACGATGAACATCAGCATGATGGTCACCTTGGAGGCGTCCATCAATACTTCCGGAACTTGCCGCATGCCTATGTCGCGGTAGATGAATACGGCCACGAAGAAGGCATAGACTGCCGCAACCGCAGCCGCCTCGGTCGGCGTGAAGATGCCGCCATAAATACCGCCAAGGATGATAAAGATCAGCATCAAACCCCAGAAGGAATCGCGACCCGCGGTCACTACTTCCTTCATTGATGCTCGTGGCTGGCGCGGGTAGTTCTTGATGCGGGCCACGATATAAATTGCCACCATCAGCAGCAAGCCCAGCAGCAAACCCGGTACGACCCCTGCCATGAAAAGCTTGCCGACTGAGGTTTCGGTGGCTGCGCCGTAGACCACCAGGACGATGGAAGGCGGAATAAGAATACCCAGAGTGCCTGCGTTGCAGACCACGCCTGCGGCGAAGGGCTTGGGATATCCGGCGCGCACCATCCCGGCGATCACGATGGACCCAACCGCCACCACGGTGGCGGGTGAAGAGCCCGACACGGCAGCGAACAGGCAACACGCCAGTACGGACGCGATGGCCAGGCCGCCATGCAGATGACCGACCGTTGCAATCGCAAAGCGGATCATGCGTTTTGCCACGCCGCCGGTGGTCATGAAGGCACCTGCCAGCACGAAGAAGGGGATAGCCATGAGCGTGAAGTGTTCGGAGGTTTCGAACATCTTCAAGGATAAGGAGGCCAGTGAGTCGTGGCCGAACAGCAGTATGGTCAGTATTGAAGACAGGCCCAGCGACACGGCCACGGGTACGCCCATGAACATGAAGAGGAACAGCATGATGAATAGCGCGCCGGTGGTCATGGTTGCTCCTGGCCGGGTGTGGCGGTGTCGTCACTGCGGTACTTGAGGGCGTCTTCGACTTCATCACCCAGAAGATGTGTGTCTTTGCCGCGTAGCATGTCGATCAGTATTTTGGTGAAGCGGAAAAAAAGCAGCGCGAAGCCAACCGGCATGACAAGCCGTGGTATCCACTGATAGATGGGGATGTCTTGTGCGAGGATGCCGATGTCATACATTTTGCTGACATACACCCAGCCGCCTATAAAAACGATGATCGCGTAGATGACGCAAAGCAAGGTGGCCACGATGCCAACCTTGTGCGCGACATTACGCGGAAGAATCTTGACGAGCGCGTCGACTCCAATATGCGCGCCGACCCGCACACCATAAGAAATTCCGAGAAAGATCAGGCCGCCAAACAGGAAGGTGCTAAGTTCAAGTGCCCATACAAAGCTGTAATTGAATATATAGCGGGCGACGACCTGACCGAAGGTGACGAGGGTCATGGCTGCCAACAGCAGGGCAATGAGGCCTTCCTCCAGCCGTTCAAGCCAGACGAATTTCATGGTGGTGCTCCAGATGCGGGGATGTACTGTGCGCGCCGCAGGACGCGGCGCGCGTTAACGATTACTGGTTGGACTTCAGTGCGGACTGGATCAGGTCGGCGCCGATATCGGCTTCGAACTTCTTCCAGACGGGCTCCATGGCTTTGCGCCAAGCGGCAACGTCTTCCTTGCTAAGCTCTTGTACCTTGGCCTGATTGGCCTCGAGGATGCGCTTGCGGTCGCGTTCGTTAAGCTCAGCCGCCTTGTTATTGGCAAAGACGGTGGCCTCTTCCATGGCCTTTTCCAGACCGGCGCGTATATCTTCAGGCAGGCCATCCCACCACTTGGCATTGGTGACGACCATGTAGTCGATCACACCATGGTTGGTGTTGGCGATGGTTTTTTGTACCTCGTGGAATTTTTGCGAGTAAATGTTGGACCAGGTGTTTTCCTGACCATCGACCACGCCGGTTTGCAGGGCTTGGTAGACCTCGGCGAAAGCCAGCTTCTGCGGGTTGGCGCCAAGCTGGCGGAACTGGGCTTCGAGTACGTCCGAGGCCTGGATGCGGAACTTCAGGCCTTTGATATCTTCGGGGCGGGTAAGCTTGTCTTTGTTGGTGGACAGCTGCTTCATGCCATTGTGCCAGTAGGCCATGCCCTTCAGGCCGCGATTGGTCATGGAGTTAAGCAAGGCCTTGCCTTCGGCGCTGCCCTGGAAGCGGTCGACGGCTTCCATGTCGTCAAACAGGAAAGGCAGGTCGAACAACTGCACTTGCTTGGTATAGCGGTCAAACTT from Pollutimonas thiosulfatoxidans includes:
- a CDS encoding TRAP transporter large permease — translated: MTTGALFIMLFLFMFMGVPVAVSLGLSSILTILLFGHDSLASLSLKMFETSEHFTLMAIPFFVLAGAFMTTGGVAKRMIRFAIATVGHLHGGLAIASVLACCLFAAVSGSSPATVVAVGSIVIAGMVRAGYPKPFAAGVVCNAGTLGILIPPSIVLVVYGAATETSVGKLFMAGVVPGLLLGLLLMVAIYIVARIKNYPRQPRASMKEVVTAGRDSFWGLMLIFIILGGIYGGIFTPTEAAAVAAVYAFFVAVFIYRDIGMRQVPEVLMDASKVTIMLMFIVVNALLFAHVLTTERIPQAIAEQIVAWDMAAWQFLIVVNVLLLIAGMFMEPTGIILILAPILFPIAMELGIDPVHLGIIIVVNLEIGMVTPPIGLNLFVTAGITRMSIGQVVRAASPWLLILLSFLVLITYVPAISLWLPNIGNF
- a CDS encoding TRAP transporter small permease, with the protein product MKFVWLERLEEGLIALLLAAMTLVTFGQVVARYIFNYSFVWALELSTFLFGGLIFLGISYGVRVGAHIGVDALVKILPRNVAHKVGIVATLLCVIYAIIVFIGGWVYVSKMYDIGILAQDIPIYQWIPRLVMPVGFALLFFRFTKILIDMLRGKDTHLLGDEVEDALKYRSDDTATPGQEQP
- a CDS encoding TRAP transporter substrate-binding protein; its protein translation is MKLTPSRMLTVLGASIALSFSASALAQNPIVIKFSHVVADATPKGQGAMKFKEVAEKLLPGKVTVQVFPNSQLFGDAKEMEAVLLGDVQFIAPSLSKFDRYTKQVQLFDLPFLFDDMEAVDRFQGSAEGKALLNSMTNRGLKGMAYWHNGMKQLSTNKDKLTRPEDIKGLKFRIQASDVLEAQFRQLGANPQKLAFAEVYQALQTGVVDGQENTWSNIYSQKFHEVQKTIANTNHGVIDYMVVTNAKWWDGLPEDIRAGLEKAMEEATVFANNKAAELNERDRKRILEANQAKVQELSKEDVAAWRKAMEPVWKKFEADIGADLIQSALKSNQ